In a single window of the Cucumis melo cultivar AY chromosome 11, USDA_Cmelo_AY_1.0, whole genome shotgun sequence genome:
- the LOC103495913 gene encoding uncharacterized protein LOC103495913 isoform X2: MAAPRCTATKPSRSDIVLDNEEQMRITDQIRAQFDSIAPKRPMKPSRSESDSLTENPSGFTSEKAIPELDKFRNLQSQSHALRLGDGDCLVQEDYLETEYYKELDSIEKRHHKGVDWEWVHTGRE; encoded by the exons ATGGCTGCGCCGCGGTGCACTGCGACCAAGCCAAGCCGGAGCGACATCGTGTTGGACAACGAGGAACAGATGCGAATCACTGATCAGATCAGAGCCCAGTTTGATTCCATCGCCCCCAAGCGGCCGATGAAACCGAGCCGGAGCGAATCCGACTCCTTGACTGAAAACCCATCTGGATTCACCTCAGAAAAGGCTATTCCGGAGCTTGATAAGTTCAGAAATCTCCAGTCCCAATCTCAT GCTTTACGCTTGGGAGATGGGGATTGTTTGGTGCAGGAGGACTATTTGGAGACAGAATACTACAAGGAGTTGGATTCGATTGAAAAACGTCATCATAAG GGAGTAGACTGGGAGTGGGTTCATACAGGTAGGGAATGA
- the LOC103495913 gene encoding uncharacterized protein LOC103495913 isoform X1 — protein sequence MAAPRCTATKPSRSDIVLDNEEQMRITDQIRAQFDSIAPKRPMKPSRSESDSLTENPSGFTSEKAIPELDKFRNLQSQSHALRLGDGDCLVQEDYLETEYYKELDSIEKRHHKTGSGFIQVGNEGGENGVHNQNKPHEFINDVANGRVHHHGGYKGNPATNDWLPKFDDRDLIFRSQKPNRSEGSSL from the exons ATGGCTGCGCCGCGGTGCACTGCGACCAAGCCAAGCCGGAGCGACATCGTGTTGGACAACGAGGAACAGATGCGAATCACTGATCAGATCAGAGCCCAGTTTGATTCCATCGCCCCCAAGCGGCCGATGAAACCGAGCCGGAGCGAATCCGACTCCTTGACTGAAAACCCATCTGGATTCACCTCAGAAAAGGCTATTCCGGAGCTTGATAAGTTCAGAAATCTCCAGTCCCAATCTCAT GCTTTACGCTTGGGAGATGGGGATTGTTTGGTGCAGGAGGACTATTTGGAGACAGAATACTACAAGGAGTTGGATTCGATTGAAAAACGTCATCATAAG ACTGGGAGTGGGTTCATACAGGTAGGGAATGAAGGAGGAGAAAATGGAGTTCATAATCAGAATAAACCTCACGAGTTTATTAATGATGTTGCAAATGGGAGGGTTCATCATCATGGTGGCTACAAAGGCAATCCTGCAACTAATGACTGGCTCCCAAAATTTGATGATCGTGATTTGATCTTCAGATCTCAAAAGCCTAATCGAAGCGAAGGTTCCTCTCTCTAA
- the LOC103495911 gene encoding cytochrome P450 81Q32-like, protein MDFLSAFFLLFLSFLLLQQLRTRRRNLPPSPPSFPIIGHLHLLQRPTHRNFQNIAAKYGPIFSLRFGSRLAVIVSSLQIAQECFTKHDLIFANRPRLLSGKYFGYSWTTMTTASYGDHWRNLRRLAAMEIFSPTRLNASLAFRKDEIRRLLVKLHSESFAKVELTPMFSELSFNIVMRVVAGKRYYGEKVSDEAEAREFRELMDEVSRQGGTSQWVDFMPILKWIGFGAYEKILTKSAIWADRFVQELIEEHRNKKVLGREEQSSLLHRLLELQLSQPEYYTDQIIKGLVLVLLRAGIDTSSVTLDWAMTELLNHPEVLAKAKAEIDTKIGQDRPVEESDIANLNYLQAIISETFRLHPPAPMLLTHYSSDDCCVAGYNIPRGTMLLVNASAIHRDPKLWDDPTSFRPERFLGAGNELQTNKLIPFGIGRRACPGEIMGLRVVGLTLGLLIQCYEWKKVGYENVDTTEYGGITILKVKPVETMCKPCPVMVKVLSNGLD, encoded by the exons ATGGATTTTCTCTctgctttctttcttctctttctttctttccttttactTCAACAACTGAGAACCCGCCGGAGAAATCTGCCTCCCAGCCCACCGTCCTTTCCGATTATCGGTCATCTCCATCTCCTACAACGCCCAACCCACCGGAACTTCCAAAACATCGCCGCCAAATACGGACCCATTTTCTCTCTCCGATTCGGATCTCGCCTTGCTGTCATAGTCTCTTCACTCCAAATAGCCCAAGAATGCTTCACCAAACACGATCTCATATTCGCCAACCGCCCGCGTTTGCTGAGCGGAAAATACTTCGGCTACAGCTGGACCACCATGACTACCGCCTCTTACGGCGACCATTGGCGGAACCTCCGCCGCCTCGCCGCCATGGAGATCTTCTCCCCGACGCGCCTCAACGCGTCTCTCGCCTTCCGTAAGGATGAAATCCGGCGATTGTTGGTCAAACTCCATTCGGAATCATTCGCCAAGGTGGAGTTGACGCCCATGTTTTCGGAACTGAGTTTCAACATCGTGATGAGGGTCGTGGCTGGAAAGAGGTACTACGGCGAGAAGGTTTCCGATGAGGCGGAAGCGAGGGAGTTCAGAGAGCTTATGGATGAGGTTTCGCGTCAGGGAGGAACTTCGCAATGGGTGGATTTCATGCCGATTTTGAAATGGATAGGGTTTGGTGCATATGAGAAGATTTTGACGAAATCGGCGATATGGGCCGATCGATTTGTgcaagaattgattgaagaACATCGGAATAAGAAAGTATTGGGAAGAGAAGAACAGAGTTCTCTGCTTCATCGGCTTCTGGAATTGCAGCTCTCACAACCGGAATATTACACCGATCAGATCATCAAAGGGCTTGTTCTG GTTTTGTTGCGTGCGGGAATAGACACATCATCTGTGACCTTGGACTGGGCAATGACTGAATTACTGAACCATCCGGAGGTATTAGCCAAAGCCAAAGCTGAGATAGACACCAAGATCGGTCAAGATCGACCCGTTGAGGAATCAGATATCGCCAACCTCAACTACCTTCAAGCCATTATTTCTGAAACCTTTCGTTTGCACCCTCCAGCCCCGATGCTTCTCACACACTATTCCTCTGACGACTGCTGTGTTGCAGGCTACAACATTCCTCGTGGGACCATGTTATTGGTCAATGCTTCAGCAATTCACAGAGACCCGAAGTTGTGGGATGACCCAACTAGTTTCCGACCAGAGAGATTCTTGGGAGCAGGGAATGAGTTACAGACCAACAAACTCATTCCTTTTGGAATTGGAAGGAGGGCTTGTCCTGGAGAAATTATGGGTTTACGTGTTGTAGGATTGACTTTGGGTCTTTTGATTCAATGCTACGAGTGGAAAAAAGTTGGATATGAAAACGTAGACACGACTGAATATGGAGGTATCACCATTCTCAAAGTGAAGCCTGTGGAGACCATGTGTAAACCTTGTCCAGTTATGGTAAAAGTTCTATCAAATGGCTTGGACTAA